A stretch of the Bacillus sp. B-jedd genome encodes the following:
- a CDS encoding IBR domain-containing protein, producing the protein MKRVEFIKALGVSLFDTVHSIYEPILEDEADKVDEAVAKIIGIHWLPVFLANHQDAILEMNYLRGKPVILSGNIPELKAFSGICPDCSNIMTLTPLHSTVKCLYCGTEYNFLTREGELSLSRLPVKKKEEIWYIGFPHVKERADIFA; encoded by the coding sequence ATGAAACGGGTTGAGTTTATCAAGGCACTTGGCGTTAGCCTGTTTGATACCGTGCATTCAATATACGAACCTATCCTGGAGGATGAAGCCGATAAAGTTGATGAAGCAGTTGCAAAAATTATCGGGATACACTGGCTGCCAGTCTTTTTAGCGAACCATCAAGATGCCATTTTAGAGATGAACTATCTCCGTGGAAAGCCTGTCATTCTATCTGGGAATATACCGGAGTTAAAGGCATTCAGCGGGATTTGTCCCGATTGCTCAAATATTATGACGTTAACCCCGCTCCATTCAACAGTGAAGTGTCTTTATTGTGGGACGGAATATAATTTTCTAACACGCGAAGGGGAACTATCCCTTTCCCGGTTGCCTGTTAAGAAAAAAGAAGAGATCTGGTACATCGGCTTCCCTCATGTGAAAGAGAGGGCTGATATTTTTGCATGA
- a CDS encoding thymidylate synthase: protein MKQYLELCRHVLENGTEKDDRTGTGTISTFGYQMRFDLNEGFPLVTTKKLHLRSIIHELLWFLQGDTNVKYLQENGVRIWNEWADEKGDLGPVYGKQWRSWEGADGTTVDQISQLIDQLKTNPDSRRLIVNAWNAAEIDKMALAPCHCMFQFYVADGKLSCQLYQRSADLFLGVPFNIASYALLTMMIAQVCDLELGDFVHTFGDVHIYKNHIEQVNEQLGREPRKLPKMAINPEVKDIYSFKFEDFALEGYDPHPHIKGAVSV from the coding sequence ATGAAACAGTATTTAGAACTTTGCCGCCATGTCCTCGAAAACGGCACTGAAAAAGATGATAGAACTGGTACGGGGACTATCAGCACATTTGGTTACCAGATGCGGTTTGATTTAAACGAAGGGTTTCCCCTCGTTACGACGAAAAAACTTCATTTGAGATCGATTATCCATGAATTGCTATGGTTCCTTCAGGGGGACACCAATGTGAAATACCTTCAGGAAAACGGCGTCCGTATCTGGAATGAATGGGCAGATGAAAAGGGAGACCTTGGCCCCGTTTACGGCAAGCAATGGCGCTCCTGGGAGGGTGCAGACGGCACAACCGTTGACCAGATAAGCCAGCTGATCGACCAACTTAAGACAAACCCTGATTCCCGCAGGCTGATAGTCAACGCTTGGAATGCTGCGGAAATTGATAAAATGGCTCTCGCCCCTTGCCACTGTATGTTCCAGTTCTATGTTGCGGATGGTAAATTGTCATGCCAGCTTTACCAGCGTTCCGCGGATTTGTTCCTGGGGGTGCCATTCAATATAGCCTCATACGCGCTGCTTACTATGATGATTGCACAGGTTTGCGATTTGGAACTAGGTGATTTCGTCCATACGTTTGGCGATGTACATATTTATAAAAACCATATTGAACAAGTAAATGAGCAGCTCGGACGCGAGCCACGGAAGCTGCCTAAGATGGCGATCAATCCGGAAGTTAAAGATATCTACTCGTTTAAATTCGAAGATTTTGCCCTTGAAGGCTACGACCCGCACCCGCATATAAAGGGAGCTGTCAGTGTATGA
- the hypF gene encoding carbamoyltransferase HypF, with protein sequence MRAAVKIAVRGRVQGVGFRPFIFQLAEKYAMSGTVQNNMDGVKIHLEGNAEHLQEFLSELRTNAPRLSKITEVIISPAEVMGISEFTIIPSEREGASMLVIPIDANVCPECLEEMKDPGDFRYNYPFINCTQCGPRYTIISELPYDRPYTSMKEFPMCPVCRKEYEDPLNRRHHAQPIACPKCGPSLFLYNEEGEMVKADSLVQEAANLLDSGKILAIKGLGGYHLCCDARNEETVARLRNRKNRPSRPLAVMAADFRETDAIANVMREERELLTSPEAPIVIVPKSLEYNLAASIAPEMETIGVMLPYTPLHHLLFHHTKARTLVMTSANPSGLPILYKDDEAFTYLKGIADYYLMHNREILHPVDDSVVQINAGKPDFLRRSRGYVPDPFVTGGDVSGIVAFGGQQKNTFTIGRFNQAFTGPHIGDIENIQTEAHFKTELEHLLKWVDIEKEAAAVDIHPGYQTRNIPKDYGFKETIEVQHHHAHFAGCLEEYGFDGDAFGIILDGTGYGTDGKVWGFELFFGNKADYQRLGHLRYTPLPGGEACIKQPWRTAAAMLMHLLGSEGHKLADRLFPHHKEETAVLGKMIEKNLNTVYAGTCGRLFDTVSAICRLIDVSTYDGEAAILLAELADPEVVYEPYKFIIHEDSELQEIDFTEMLKTISHDVLHGADRNEISGRFHETIVQAILTALLKLKDRFPSVRTVALSGGSLHNRYLRKRLSSELENKGFTVFVPTKLPCSDGGLSYGQLVAVAAKRRSRQCVSAFRQK encoded by the coding sequence ATGCGCGCCGCAGTAAAGATTGCCGTCAGGGGAAGAGTCCAGGGAGTCGGATTCAGGCCGTTCATTTTTCAGCTTGCCGAAAAGTATGCGATGTCCGGCACCGTCCAGAATAATATGGATGGCGTGAAAATCCATCTTGAAGGAAATGCGGAACACTTACAAGAGTTCCTAAGTGAATTGCGGACAAATGCCCCGCGGCTGTCTAAAATCACTGAGGTGATCATCAGCCCCGCGGAAGTAATGGGAATTTCAGAGTTTACGATTATTCCAAGTGAACGGGAAGGCGCGTCGATGCTCGTCATTCCGATCGACGCCAATGTCTGTCCCGAATGCCTTGAAGAGATGAAAGATCCCGGGGATTTTCGTTATAATTACCCTTTTATTAACTGCACACAATGCGGGCCGAGATACACAATTATTTCCGAACTTCCATATGACAGGCCTTACACATCAATGAAAGAATTTCCGATGTGCCCAGTGTGCCGGAAAGAGTATGAAGACCCGTTAAACCGACGTCATCATGCCCAGCCGATTGCCTGCCCAAAGTGCGGTCCATCACTCTTTCTTTATAACGAGGAAGGAGAAATGGTAAAAGCCGATTCGCTTGTCCAAGAAGCAGCCAATTTATTGGATTCAGGAAAGATTCTCGCCATTAAAGGGTTAGGAGGCTATCATCTTTGCTGTGATGCCCGGAATGAAGAAACAGTCGCGAGACTAAGAAATAGAAAGAACAGGCCAAGTCGGCCGCTTGCAGTCATGGCTGCGGACTTTCGAGAAACCGATGCCATTGCCAACGTAATGAGAGAAGAGAGGGAGCTTTTGACATCCCCCGAAGCGCCAATCGTCATAGTCCCTAAAAGCTTGGAGTACAATCTCGCTGCAAGTATCGCGCCTGAGATGGAGACAATTGGGGTGATGCTTCCTTATACACCTCTGCACCATCTCTTGTTCCACCATACGAAAGCACGAACGCTTGTGATGACGAGTGCCAATCCTTCGGGGTTGCCGATATTGTACAAAGATGATGAGGCATTCACGTATTTAAAAGGGATTGCCGATTACTACCTAATGCATAACCGGGAAATCCTTCACCCTGTCGATGACTCGGTCGTACAAATCAATGCTGGGAAACCTGATTTTTTAAGGAGATCCCGGGGGTACGTACCCGACCCATTCGTGACTGGCGGTGATGTTTCCGGAATTGTCGCCTTTGGCGGCCAGCAAAAAAACACGTTTACGATTGGCCGTTTTAACCAAGCATTTACCGGTCCGCATATCGGTGACATCGAAAACATACAAACCGAAGCTCATTTCAAAACAGAACTCGAGCATCTATTAAAGTGGGTTGATATTGAAAAAGAGGCGGCTGCAGTCGACATACATCCGGGTTATCAGACTAGGAATATACCAAAAGATTACGGATTTAAAGAAACAATAGAGGTACAGCATCATCATGCCCATTTTGCAGGCTGCCTTGAAGAATATGGCTTTGACGGCGATGCATTCGGGATCATTCTTGACGGAACGGGCTATGGGACGGACGGGAAAGTTTGGGGGTTCGAGTTGTTCTTCGGGAATAAGGCGGATTACCAGCGCCTCGGTCATTTACGCTATACTCCTTTGCCAGGGGGAGAAGCGTGCATTAAACAGCCGTGGCGAACAGCTGCAGCTATGTTGATGCACCTTCTTGGTTCCGAAGGTCATAAGCTGGCGGATCGGTTGTTTCCACATCATAAGGAAGAAACGGCTGTTTTAGGCAAAATGATCGAGAAAAATCTTAATACTGTTTATGCGGGAACATGCGGACGGCTGTTTGATACGGTCAGTGCGATTTGTCGACTTATCGATGTTTCTACCTATGATGGCGAAGCAGCCATCCTGTTGGCAGAGCTTGCAGACCCGGAAGTTGTTTATGAGCCTTACAAGTTTATTATTCATGAGGATTCAGAGCTTCAGGAAATAGATTTTACCGAAATGCTTAAAACAATCTCACACGATGTGTTACACGGTGCAGACAGAAATGAGATAAGCGGCAGATTCCATGAAACGATTGTTCAGGCAATTTTAACTGCATTGTTGAAATTGAAAGATCGGTTCCCTTCTGTCCGGACAGTTGCCCTTTCGGGGGGAAGCCTGCATAACCGCTATTTGCGCAAAAGGCTCTCCAGTGAGCTTGAGAACAAGGGATTTACGGTATTCGTACCAACCAAGCTTCCATGCAGTGACGGTGGATTATCATATGGGCAGCTAGTGGCTGTCGCGGCCAAGAGGAGGTCTCGCCAATGTGTGTCGGCGTTCCGGCAAAAGTAA
- the tatC gene encoding twin-arginine translocase subunit TatC, whose amino-acid sequence MEDKELNVVDHLDELRKRIIISGIAFVIFFIVGFYYVEDIYHWFVRDLDVKLIVLGPSDIVWVYFTLASLIAIAGTIPIVAIQLWLFVKPALKPIERRISLSYVPALFILFIVGLAFGYFVIFPNVMKFLVNLGGDMLVTNFTAEKYFRFILHMTLPFGVLFELPPVVMFLTSLGILNPYVLTKIRKYAYFVLIIIAVVITPPDPMSDFLVSIPLLLLYEISVNLSKVVYKKRMKKLAAEEELAAE is encoded by the coding sequence ATGGAAGATAAAGAATTGAATGTCGTTGACCATCTTGATGAACTTCGCAAAAGAATAATCATTTCCGGAATCGCGTTTGTCATCTTCTTCATCGTTGGCTTTTATTATGTTGAAGATATATATCACTGGTTTGTTCGTGACCTGGATGTAAAGCTGATCGTCCTCGGGCCAAGTGATATTGTCTGGGTGTATTTCACGCTGGCTTCCCTGATTGCGATTGCAGGGACCATCCCTATAGTGGCCATCCAGCTCTGGCTGTTTGTAAAACCGGCCTTAAAACCGATTGAACGGAGAATTTCTCTTTCCTATGTCCCGGCATTATTCATTTTGTTTATTGTTGGCCTGGCCTTCGGTTATTTCGTGATTTTCCCGAACGTCATGAAATTTCTCGTTAATTTGGGCGGCGACATGCTTGTCACCAACTTTACGGCCGAAAAATATTTCCGGTTCATCCTGCACATGACACTGCCATTCGGGGTTCTTTTTGAACTTCCGCCGGTTGTCATGTTCCTGACATCCTTGGGTATCCTGAACCCTTATGTGCTGACAAAGATCCGGAAATACGCCTACTTCGTTTTAATCATTATCGCGGTAGTCATTACCCCTCCAGACCCAATGTCCGATTTCCTGGTAAGTATACCGCTATTGCTTCTGTACGAAATATCAGTGAATCTGTCAAAAGTTGTATATAAGAAGAGAATGAAAAAACTTGCGGCAGAAGAAGAGTTAGCCGCGGAGTAA
- the hypB gene encoding hydrogenase nickel incorporation protein HypB, with amino-acid sequence MKIALKTDVLSNNNKAAEFNRSVFEETKTLVINLMSSPGAGKTTLLEETVRELSEKFRIAVIEGDLATEKDADRIRALGAKAVQINTHGGCHLDARMIAAALGEFDLDEVDILFIENVGNLVCPSGYDLGQQHKVTVLSIPEGNDKIPKYPLMFLRTELVLLNKMDLLPYLDFKVDEAIRDLAEINPSSVLIPVSARTGEGLHDWFTWLEGAYGQCAPQ; translated from the coding sequence GTGAAGATAGCATTAAAAACTGATGTTCTTTCAAACAACAACAAAGCGGCGGAATTCAACCGCTCTGTTTTCGAGGAAACAAAAACACTTGTCATCAATCTGATGAGTTCCCCTGGCGCGGGAAAAACAACGTTACTCGAAGAAACGGTCAGGGAGCTTTCCGAGAAGTTTCGTATCGCGGTCATTGAAGGCGACCTTGCAACTGAAAAGGATGCGGACAGAATCAGAGCCTTGGGAGCTAAAGCTGTTCAAATCAATACACATGGGGGCTGTCACCTTGATGCAAGAATGATTGCCGCTGCTCTCGGTGAGTTTGATCTGGATGAAGTGGATATTTTATTTATTGAAAATGTCGGCAACCTTGTCTGCCCATCAGGCTACGACCTTGGGCAGCAGCATAAAGTCACAGTGCTAAGCATCCCGGAAGGAAACGACAAAATCCCCAAATATCCACTGATGTTTTTGCGAACTGAGCTTGTCCTCTTGAATAAAATGGATTTACTGCCTTACCTTGATTTTAAGGTGGACGAAGCCATCCGTGACCTTGCCGAGATTAACCCGAGTTCGGTCTTAATCCCTGTATCAGCAAGGACAGGTGAAGGCTTGCACGACTGGTTCACCTGGCTTGAAGGGGCATACGGACAATGCGCGCCGCAGTAA
- a CDS encoding hydrogenase small subunit, which translates to MKRQQTVYEAALDRGITRRDFLKTCTALAAALGIDYANSGQVVEAMETKKRVPVVWLQFQDCTGCSESFIRSSQPSTESVLLEMISLEYSEVLSAASGHQVESALQSVLKDYKGEYILAVEGSIPDDYAFMTVGGRSGKEILIEAAKDALAVIAYGSCSSWGGIAAAKPNPTGAKPVTDFVKDVPVILVPGCPPIAEVMTGVIAHFITFGKLPELDHLGRPKAFFRHRIHDKCNRRAYFDAGLFVESFDDEGAKQGYCLYKVGCKGPTTYSSCAEMRWNGGVSYPIQSGNPCIGCTESAFWDNGPFFTRMAKIPGTQTTINPDEVGLAAIGLTTAGIAVHATGTVIKKKLDDKKETEHEEKRGEEE; encoded by the coding sequence ATGAAGAGGCAACAAACCGTTTATGAAGCTGCCCTGGACCGGGGGATTACAAGGCGGGATTTCCTGAAAACATGTACGGCCCTTGCCGCTGCGCTTGGCATTGATTACGCGAATTCCGGCCAAGTAGTTGAAGCAATGGAAACGAAAAAACGAGTTCCGGTCGTTTGGCTGCAATTTCAGGATTGTACCGGCTGTTCGGAGTCGTTCATCAGGTCATCGCAGCCAAGCACGGAGAGTGTATTGCTTGAAATGATTTCGCTTGAGTATTCGGAAGTGTTATCCGCGGCTTCCGGCCATCAGGTCGAAAGCGCTTTGCAGAGCGTTTTAAAGGACTATAAGGGAGAATACATCCTTGCGGTTGAAGGAAGCATTCCTGACGATTATGCTTTCATGACTGTTGGAGGAAGGTCGGGGAAAGAAATTCTTATTGAAGCAGCCAAAGATGCTTTGGCGGTTATTGCTTACGGATCCTGTTCTTCATGGGGAGGAATTGCCGCTGCCAAGCCTAATCCAACCGGGGCAAAACCAGTCACAGATTTTGTCAAAGACGTGCCAGTCATTCTTGTTCCAGGCTGTCCCCCAATTGCAGAAGTAATGACAGGAGTGATCGCGCATTTTATTACGTTTGGCAAGCTCCCTGAACTGGATCACCTTGGCAGGCCAAAAGCATTTTTCCGCCACAGAATTCATGATAAATGTAACCGCCGTGCATATTTTGATGCAGGGCTATTTGTAGAATCATTCGATGATGAAGGCGCGAAGCAGGGGTACTGTCTTTATAAAGTTGGCTGCAAAGGGCCGACAACATACAGCTCTTGCGCAGAAATGCGCTGGAATGGCGGTGTGAGCTATCCGATTCAATCAGGGAATCCTTGTATTGGATGTACTGAAAGCGCTTTCTGGGATAATGGTCCGTTTTTTACCCGCATGGCAAAGATCCCTGGCACGCAGACAACTATCAATCCGGACGAGGTTGGACTGGCGGCAATCGGGCTCACGACAGCAGGAATTGCTGTCCATGCAACTGGGACAGTCATCAAAAAGAAACTTGATGACAAAAAGGAGACCGAACATGAAGAAAAAAGAGGTGAAGAAGAATGA
- a CDS encoding nickel-dependent hydrogenase large subunit, protein MSERVIVDPITRIEGHLRIEVDIDEKGVIKEGYSSGTSVRGIELIVNDRDPRDVWAFVQRICGVCTTTHALASIRSVEDALDIKIPVNGHLIRNIMNEAQFVHDHVVHFYHLHALDWVDVVSCLKANPEETSKIAQSISSWPKSSPGYFLDVQSKVKRIVESGQLGIFANGYWGHKAYKLPPEVNLLAVAHYLEALDWQKEIVKIHTIFGGKNPHPHYVVGGMATPIDIDSDNGIHAERLMHVSRIIDEAKQFVEQVYIPDLMAIGSFYKDWTYGGGLNNYLCYGDFSPTDIYDIKSYRMPRGIVLNGNIHEVIDVDLKDPEHVQEFIDHSWYTYDGKKGAGTGKHPFEGETALNYTGPKAPYKQLDTDKEYTWLKAPRWKEQPMETGPLARMIVGYASGKAEIVSIVDETLKQLDLPLTALQSALGRTVSRGLETKLIVGWLRDDMDALLKNIKAGNQQTFNRMKWDPSSWPEKAKGVGWMEAPRGALGHWIEIENGKTKNYQAVVPTTWNASPKDHNGKAGAYEAALKGTPLLDKENPLEILRIIHSFDPCLACAVHLTDLETNKTTEIRLG, encoded by the coding sequence ATGAGCGAGCGGGTAATTGTTGATCCGATTACAAGAATTGAAGGCCATCTCCGGATTGAAGTGGATATTGACGAAAAAGGGGTCATTAAAGAAGGATACAGTTCCGGTACTTCCGTCAGGGGGATTGAACTGATTGTCAACGACCGTGATCCTCGTGATGTGTGGGCATTCGTTCAAAGAATATGCGGAGTATGCACAACGACCCATGCCCTCGCATCGATTCGCTCTGTTGAAGATGCTTTGGATATAAAGATACCGGTCAACGGACATTTAATCAGGAATATTATGAACGAAGCCCAATTCGTACACGACCACGTCGTCCACTTCTATCATCTTCATGCCCTCGATTGGGTCGACGTCGTCAGCTGTCTAAAGGCCAACCCTGAGGAAACATCCAAGATCGCACAGTCCATTTCCAGCTGGCCAAAATCTTCGCCAGGCTATTTCCTTGATGTACAAAGCAAAGTGAAGAGAATTGTCGAAAGTGGACAGTTAGGGATTTTTGCGAATGGTTACTGGGGCCATAAAGCTTATAAACTGCCACCTGAAGTGAATCTTCTTGCTGTCGCCCATTACCTTGAGGCGCTCGACTGGCAGAAAGAAATTGTCAAGATTCACACCATTTTTGGCGGGAAAAACCCTCATCCCCACTATGTCGTCGGCGGTATGGCAACGCCAATTGATATTGACAGCGATAATGGCATCCATGCCGAACGGCTCATGCACGTGTCGCGTATCATCGATGAAGCAAAGCAATTTGTCGAGCAAGTTTACATTCCCGACTTGATGGCGATAGGCTCATTTTATAAAGACTGGACATATGGCGGCGGGCTTAACAATTACCTTTGTTATGGAGATTTTTCGCCAACAGATATATATGACATCAAGAGTTACAGGATGCCGCGCGGAATCGTTCTGAACGGCAACATTCATGAAGTAATCGATGTTGATCTAAAAGACCCTGAGCACGTTCAGGAGTTCATTGATCATTCTTGGTACACGTATGATGGCAAAAAAGGTGCTGGCACTGGCAAACATCCTTTTGAGGGTGAAACTGCCCTCAATTATACAGGGCCAAAAGCCCCTTATAAGCAGCTTGATACAGACAAGGAATACACATGGCTAAAAGCGCCAAGATGGAAAGAACAGCCAATGGAAACAGGCCCGCTTGCAAGAATGATTGTTGGCTATGCGTCCGGAAAAGCAGAGATTGTCAGTATCGTAGATGAAACGCTGAAACAATTGGATCTCCCGCTAACTGCCCTCCAATCCGCACTTGGCAGAACAGTTTCGAGAGGATTGGAGACGAAGCTTATTGTTGGCTGGCTCCGCGATGATATGGATGCGCTTTTGAAAAATATTAAAGCTGGTAACCAGCAGACTTTCAATCGAATGAAATGGGACCCATCCTCCTGGCCTGAAAAAGCAAAGGGAGTCGGCTGGATGGAAGCGCCGCGTGGTGCACTTGGCCACTGGATTGAAATTGAAAATGGCAAAACGAAAAACTATCAGGCCGTCGTCCCTACAACATGGAACGCATCCCCGAAAGACCATAACGGCAAGGCGGGCGCCTATGAAGCCGCGCTGAAGGGAACCCCGCTCCTCGATAAGGAGAATCCACTCGAGATTCTCAGGATTATTCATTCCTTTGATCCATGCCTTGCGTGCGCGGTGCATTTGACGGATTTGGAAACGAATAAAACGACCGAAATCCGGTTGGGATAG
- a CDS encoding HyaD/HybD family hydrogenase maturation endopeptidase produces the protein MKNKKITILGIGNTLFSDEGVGIHVLPLLQEMLSDVDDIDIVEGLTDGMKLLGPVEEAENLLIIDAINAGKPGGEIVVLDGEEVPAYFGIKMSVHQLGFQEVLFAAKLRDRYPKNIAMIGMQPTSLQLGIGLTEQNLSMVPKLLEAIEEQIEKWRDSA, from the coding sequence ATGAAAAATAAAAAAATCACAATTCTTGGGATCGGCAACACCCTCTTCTCGGATGAGGGTGTTGGCATCCATGTTTTGCCCTTGCTGCAAGAAATGCTTAGCGACGTGGACGACATAGATATCGTTGAAGGCCTCACCGACGGAATGAAGCTTCTCGGTCCGGTGGAGGAAGCGGAGAATCTTTTAATCATTGATGCGATCAACGCTGGCAAGCCGGGTGGGGAGATTGTTGTCCTAGACGGAGAGGAAGTCCCCGCCTATTTCGGCATAAAAATGTCTGTCCACCAGCTTGGCTTTCAGGAAGTGTTATTTGCAGCAAAATTACGCGACCGCTACCCAAAGAATATTGCCATGATTGGCATGCAGCCAACGTCGCTGCAACTCGGGATCGGCTTGACTGAACAGAATCTAAGCATGGTTCCAAAGCTGCTTGAGGCGATCGAAGAGCAGATTGAAAAATGGAGGGATTCGGCATGA
- a CDS encoding HypC/HybG/HupF family hydrogenase formation chaperone: MCVGVPAKVIEKMEYSAKVDVMGSMLTVGIIFVPEVEVDDFVIVHAGQAMSIVDEKYASESVAEWRKLIHARNSEAIK, translated from the coding sequence ATGTGTGTCGGCGTTCCGGCAAAAGTAATCGAAAAAATGGAGTATAGCGCCAAGGTTGATGTGATGGGTTCCATGCTGACTGTCGGCATTATTTTCGTTCCCGAAGTCGAAGTTGACGATTTTGTCATCGTACATGCCGGTCAGGCAATGAGCATTGTTGATGAGAAATATGCAAGCGAAAGCGTCGCGGAATGGAGGAAGCTCATCCATGCTCGAAATTCTGAAGCAATCAAATAA
- a CDS encoding hydrogenase maturation nickel metallochaperone HypA, whose amino-acid sequence MALMADIIQLVIEDAHTKGLNKINQIELVVGEIASAMPDALTMAFSIYKEQSPELFETEANLVIHHEAALAECILCGLRYKPSFKVALCPSCRAPSGKIIAGEAFQVLSYEGG is encoded by the coding sequence ATGGCATTGATGGCTGATATTATCCAGCTTGTAATAGAAGATGCGCATACGAAAGGTTTAAACAAAATAAATCAGATTGAGCTTGTAGTAGGTGAAATAGCAAGTGCGATGCCAGATGCATTGACGATGGCGTTTTCAATTTACAAGGAGCAAAGCCCGGAATTGTTTGAAACTGAAGCTAACCTTGTAATTCACCATGAAGCGGCACTTGCGGAGTGCATCCTCTGCGGCCTTCGTTACAAGCCTAGCTTTAAAGTGGCGCTTTGCCCTTCCTGCCGGGCACCTTCCGGCAAAATCATCGCAGGGGAAGCATTCCAGGTTCTTTCTTATGAAGGAGGATAA
- the cybH gene encoding Ni/Fe-hydrogenase, b-type cytochrome subunit — protein sequence MANIVPNQNSEYVYEPEKPVLNSEVSFHPERPIVYTPIGNEPVKVYVWELPVRIFHWVNMLAILLLMGTGIYIGKPFVAASIHEEAYYSYLMGWARYIHFFSAFLFTVNLIFRLYWAFRGNKFATSNPFRLIFWKETVETVKFYLFQKNKKPHYAGHNPLAQLSYWIFIGLGSWIVMLTGFYMYFEPQFNSFWGSLFTWVAHVFGGDSFSVRSWHHLTAWGFMVFTVIHVYMAFRDDYLERNGSVSSMITGYKVEPKKVVGGKNEK from the coding sequence ATGGCGAATATCGTGCCAAACCAAAATAGCGAGTACGTGTATGAACCGGAAAAACCAGTTTTAAACAGTGAAGTATCTTTCCATCCTGAAAGGCCGATCGTCTATACCCCGATTGGCAATGAGCCTGTCAAGGTGTATGTATGGGAGCTGCCTGTTCGCATTTTTCACTGGGTGAACATGCTGGCGATCCTTCTCTTGATGGGAACAGGCATCTACATTGGTAAGCCTTTTGTGGCAGCCTCTATCCATGAGGAAGCCTATTATTCTTATTTGATGGGTTGGGCGAGATATATTCATTTCTTTTCTGCTTTCTTATTTACAGTAAATTTGATTTTCAGGCTTTACTGGGCATTCAGGGGAAATAAATTCGCGACGTCGAATCCATTCAGGCTGATATTTTGGAAAGAGACAGTTGAAACAGTCAAATTCTATTTGTTTCAAAAAAATAAAAAACCGCATTATGCAGGCCATAATCCGCTTGCCCAATTAAGCTACTGGATTTTTATCGGGCTCGGATCATGGATTGTCATGCTGACAGGTTTTTATATGTACTTTGAACCACAATTCAATTCGTTCTGGGGTTCATTATTTACATGGGTGGCTCATGTGTTTGGAGGAGACAGTTTCTCTGTCCGCTCTTGGCACCATCTTACAGCATGGGGATTCATGGTTTTTACAGTCATTCATGTGTATATGGCTTTCCGGGACGATTATCTGGAGCGAAACGGTTCGGTGTCATCGATGATTACCGGCTATAAAGTTGAACCTAAAAAAGTGGTTGGTGGAAAAAATGAAAAATAA
- a CDS encoding dihydrofolate reductase, giving the protein MISFIWAMDKNRVIGKDNQLPWHLPEDLKFFKRSTMGHPVAMGRKTHESIGRPLPGRENIIITRNEQYESENCTVFHSAEEFVDFCKKKDKEVFVIGGAEIFIQLFPYADKLYLTFINEEFEGDTFFPEFELDCWELASIEKGIRDDKNPYDYEFRIYERKN; this is encoded by the coding sequence ATGATTTCGTTTATTTGGGCAATGGATAAAAACAGAGTCATCGGGAAGGACAACCAGCTGCCATGGCATTTGCCTGAGGACCTGAAATTTTTCAAAAGGTCAACGATGGGTCATCCGGTCGCAATGGGGAGGAAAACCCATGAATCAATTGGCCGTCCCCTTCCAGGCAGGGAAAATATCATCATCACACGGAATGAACAATATGAAAGCGAAAACTGTACAGTGTTCCATTCTGCCGAAGAATTCGTGGACTTTTGCAAAAAAAAGGATAAAGAGGTCTTCGTCATCGGAGGAGCGGAAATTTTCATCCAATTGTTTCCTTATGCGGACAAGCTTTACCTTACTTTCATCAATGAGGAATTTGAAGGGGATACCTTTTTTCCGGAATTTGAATTGGACTGTTGGGAACTGGCTTCTATTGAAAAAGGAATCAGGGACGATAAAAACCCATACGATTATGAGTTCAGGATTTATGAGCGGAAAAATTAA
- the tatA gene encoding twin-arginine translocase TatA/TatE family subunit, protein MLNNIGVPGLILILVLALIIFGPKKLPEIGRAFGQTLREFKKSTRELTSDVMEDFEEEKKKAAK, encoded by the coding sequence ATGTTGAATAATATTGGCGTTCCCGGCTTAATCCTGATTCTTGTTCTTGCTCTCATCATTTTCGGACCGAAAAAGCTTCCGGAAATCGGCCGCGCATTCGGCCAGACGCTTCGTGAATTTAAGAAATCAACACGCGAACTGACAAGCGACGTTATGGAAGATTTCGAAGAAGAAAAGAAAAAAGCAGCAAAATAA